In the genome of Flavobacteriales bacterium, the window TTATACGAACTTATTTTGGAGCGTTTTGCTAAGCAAAGAGAACGGTTCAACCATTTGATGGAAAATACCGACGAGATAGAGTCGGAGCTGTTAAAAGGGGCTGAGAAAGCCAAAGTTATTGCCCAGTCAGTACTGCAAAGAGTACGACAAAAAGTGGGCTACTAAAGGGCACAAAAAAAGCAAGTGTTTGATTGACTTAGAAACCGTATCCCACTGTAAGTTGAAAGTTCGGCAATACTGGTCCGAAGAACGCACTACCTTCTATAGCATCTAGCTTATCACCATCGGGCCCGTTAAACTCAGGTCCTGAGCTAAATAACATGCCTAAATCTAATCCATAGATTAAGCCTTTGTAGGCGGGAGTCCCAACGTTTATGCCAAAATAGGCTACTGGGTTTTCTTTGTAATCTGCTGTAAACGTATCAGCACCATCAACAATGGTGTTTTCAATAGATCCAACGGCAAGTCCAGTATTTACTCTAAACCATGCTGTTTTTTGAAAGGGTTGATGACTCAGAAATAGCCCCATCCAAGAGCTACTAGCGGTTAGCGTGAAATCGTCACCCAATTCGTCAATAGTTGGACTTAGTGGCGCTTCACCTTCAGCAAAGCCACCCATACCAATATTGATAGATGTTCTTTCGGAATGGTGGTAAGTCAAGTTAAGTCCTCCACCAAAAGGACTAATTCCTACACTTATAGCATAGTTAGCATATTCTTTATCCCTTTTTTGAGCAAATGAATTAAAGCCTAGAAATAGTGTAGCAAGGCAACATGTAATTAACCGTTTCATAATGATTCGTGAGTTAAGAGTTAATGACATAAAGATAGAAAATTAACTTTAAGTCATTATGAAAGAAAAGTCAGAAAGCAGAATAAATCATTATTTGACTTCTAGGCCATACTTGTTTCTGTACTTTCTGTTGAGTGCTTTTTGCTTGTTGTCTAGGTCTACCTTTTGGCCTTTAATAAAAGCGTGAATAACATCATTGCCCATCATATCTAAGGCATCGCCTTTTGAGATGAAGAATGTGGCATCCATACCCGCTTTAATTTGCCCTGTATGTTCGTCAATTCCTAAAATTTGAGCGGTATTTAATGTCAAGGCGGCTACTGCTTCTTCATAAGGTAATCCGTGAGCTACGGCAGTACCAGCAGAGAATGGTAGGTTACGTTGTCCCATTGCTTCCATATCACCTTGATAGCAGAAGCCGAATTTAACACCTGCTCGGTGTAAGATAGCGGCTTGTTTGTAGGGCATATCAACGGCTGTACTTTCAGTACTCGGTAGTCGATGAATACGGTCGAGTAGAACAGCTACGTTATGTTCTTTCAAGAAGGCTGCCATTTTATGGGCTTCTTTTGCTCCTACGATAGCCATATGCTTTATTCCCATTTCTTTAGCAAACAAGATAGCGTCGGTCATTTCTCTTTGCAAATTGGCGTGAATGTATAATCTTTTATCACCGCTGAACAGTCCTTTCATAGCCTTCATTGGCAAATCGTTGATGTTGCTTTTGCTTTCATAATAACTCTTACTCTTCACAAAATAATCTTTCAGCTCTTCAGATTGCTGGTCGTATTCTTTAGTTTTTTCGATATCACCCGGTTCAGCCCACCAGCCTGTTTGCACAAAATAGCGAGGCCAATTGAGGTGGATACCATCATCCGCTTTTAGTACGGCATCTTCCCAGTTCCAGCCGTCTAATTTCATGACTGAAGATGAGCCAGTGATACGTCCTCCTTGCGGGGCAACTTGAGCCAATAAAACCCCATTGCTTCGTATGGTAGGAATAATGACACTTTCGGCGTTGTAGGCGATTAGTGAGCGTACATGAGGCTTAAACGTTCCTGTTTCTCTATAGTCATTAGTGGCTCTTACAGCACTAATTTCGGTAATACCTAGAGTGGTATTAGTCGCTATAAAAGCAGGATATACGTGGTGGTCGTAAATATGTATAATAGTGTCAAAAGCTTGTGGATTTATTCTAATAATTTTGGCATTTGCTACCATTTCAAATTTACCATCATTAACTGAAATAGCTGATACATCAATAGATTCGCCATTACCGAGGTGAGCTTTACCACCAAGATATAAAATGTGTTGTCCAAAACCGATGAGTGGAGTAACTAAGAGTATTAAAATTAGATTTTTCATTATATGATTTTTAGTGATTATGACCATCATGTTTGCCGTCTTCAAGAGTGTCACAATGGTAATGAATTTTTGCTTCGGCTTTTACTGTTTGCGTGGGTTTTCCTGCTGCTTTATCGCTCAGCATTTTTTGAATGAGTCGAGCTCTTTCTTTAGTATTGCGTTGTCTTAGGTTCATATCTTGTTCAGCATCAAAATAGCAACGTCCATCGACATAAGTTTGTTGTACTTTGGCATATACCGATAGGGGGTTGTCTGTCCATAATACGATATCGGCATCTTTGCCTGATTTTATACTCCCTACTCTATGGTCGAGGTGTAATAATTTAGCTGGGTTTAGGGTAACCATTTTCCAAGCTTCTTCTTGACTAATGCCGCCGTATTTCACAGCTTTGGCGGCTTCTTGATTGAGTCGTCTAGCCATTTCTGCATCGTCAGAATTTATAGCGGTCACTATACCCATATCAGCAAGCAGAGCAGCATTGTAAGGAATAGCATCGTTAACCTCAAACTTATAGGCCCACCAGTCAGAAAATGTAGATGCTCCAGCCCCGTGTTTTTTCATTTTGTCAGCCACTTTATAGCCTTCTAAAATATGGGTAAAAGTATTTAAGGTAAAGCCCATAGAATCGGCTACGTGCATGAGCATATTGATTTCGGATTGAACATAGGAATGGCAAGTAATAAAGCGTTCTTTGTTGAGGATTTGAACTAGAGTATTCATCTCTAGATCTTCTCTCGGAGCTTGTGTTTTTCTTTTTTCAGATAAAGAAAGGCTATTGTATGCTTTCCATTCTTTTTGGTAGGCTCTTGCTCTTAGGAAATGATCGTAAAATACCTGCTCTACACCCATACGTGTTTGTGGGAAGCGAATACGTTCGTAATCGCCCCAATTGGATTGTTTAACGTTTTCCCCTAGCGCAAATTTGATGAAGCCATCTGCTCCTTCGAATTTCATTTCGTCTGGAGTACTTCCCCATCGGAACTTCACAATTCCAGATTGCCCACCGATAGGGTTGGCAGAACCATGAAGTAGTTGTGCTGTGGTAACACCGCCAGAAAGTTGACGATAAATATTGATGTCGTCAGAGTTGATAACGTTAGCGATACTGACCTCTGCACTACTAGCTTGTGAGCCTTCGTTTACGCCACGACTAATAGCGATATGTGAGTGTTCGTCAATAATACCAGAGGTTAGGTGCATTCCTTCAGCATTTATCTCTGTGAATTCTTCTTTTTTGAAAATATCTTCAGCAATAATATCAATACCTACTTTAACAATTTTGCCTTGCGAAATGGCTACGTCTGCTTGTTCAATAGTACCTACATCTTCGTTAGTCCATACGGTAGCTTTTCGGAAAATGATATTTTTTTGAGATGGTTTTTCAGTCCAGCCGTAAGCCATATTCGGATACCAAGACTCTCCGTAATACAACTCTGCCGACTCTTCCATTTCCGTTTCTTCTTCTTCAAACTCTTCGATAAGCTGTGCTGTCCAATTGAATTTTTGCCCCTTAGGGTTAACGCCTTTACCGACAAGAATACTGCTATCTTTTAATGCGTTAATTCTGTAAACCCCATCTTCTGTTTCGTATTGTAGGTTGAGGTGCGGTCCTTCTTGCGAGAGCTTTACTTTGAAGTCTAGAGAATCTTTCAATAATTTAGCATTGTATTTTTCTAATGAGCCAGTAATTTTTAGGGTATCATTTTCTGAACTAATGTACTGACCTCTGAAGTCGAACACTTGAGGAGTGTTAATCTTATATTCTTGCCCTTGCACCCAATTACTAATTAGGGAAGCATCTTCAAAAATGGGTGCTGAACAAATGATAAAATTAGCTAGTTTACCTTTTTCCAGAGTACCTAATTTATGGCTCATCTCTATCATTTCTGATGGATTTGTGGTAAGAGCCGCTAAGGCATCTTCCTCGCTAAGGCCGTATTCTATCGCTGTTTTTATTTTGTCTAAAAGCTGACTTTTCTTTTCCAGTTTAGAGCTTGTAAAAGCCACAAACACACCTTTGTCAAAAAGTACTGAGGGATTAGTTGGTGCCAATTCCCAATGTTTCATTTTTTTGAGTGATACCATTTCGGCAGCTTGTGGGTTACTCACGTCGTAAGCATCGGGAAAGTTAAGAGGGATAACCATTGCGAAGTTAGTATTTACAATATCGTCTATGCGTTGGTATTCATCGCCATTTCCGATAACGGTATAGTCTATTTCGAATTCATCGGCTATTTTATGTATTCTAAAGATGTCTAATTTGTCTTTGACCTCAAAAAACTGAGGAAAGTCTTGTAAATTATTCCAAGCTTCAAGTGAGCGGTTGTATTCTTTGGTATTGCCTTGAGCATACCATTCAGCATCTAGGTAGCTTTGGTGCAGCAAGGCTAATGTGCCCATTAAAGAGCTGGGGTATTTTTGTCTTGATGTGCCTTTGCTTAGCGAGTAATGAGCACTGGCTATTCCTTTCAAAATACTTTTGTTTTCTGTGCCTTCAGCTAATGTAGCTACTAGTCCGCTACCTCTTGCTATTCCATTGTTTTGATGACTTAAAACGACACCAAAACCTGCTGAACGTAAGCTTTCTGCTTCGTCTTTGTTGTAACCAAACATACTGTTGGCATCAAATTCAGGGTGAATAGCTTCATTCCAACCCGCACCACTTTTAGTATTGCTTTTGTACTGAGGCGATGGTTTCCAGCTTACTTTTTTGGGCTTTTCTAATCCGTAGGAGGTATTTAAATCGATGAAAGAAGGATAAATGTATTTTCCTTGCATGTCGTGAACGATAGCACCTGCAGGAATTGTAGTGTCCGCATCGGCTCGTATAATTTCATCACCACGGATAATAAGCGTTCCATTTTCTATACGATCTTGTGGTGAAATGACCAATGTCGCATTAATGAAAGCGTGGGTAGATTCGTATGTATTAACCACACCATTGACTGGAAATGTATGCTGAGCGTAAGTAGATAAACTTATGCTTAAACAAGTTAGAATTAATAAAAGATACTTCATTGTTAATTGTTAATTTTGGGGTGTTAAATTACAAATTACTGACGGATTTAATTCCTTACCTTTACCAAAAATTATTTTTATGTATATCGGACTATTACACTTACACTCTAACTTACCTTTTCTGCTTTTAGTATTGATACTAGCTGTTTTGGTTAAATCTTTAATCGGTTGGATTCAATCTTCCCCATTTGATAAACGGTCTAATAAGTTGGTTTTATTTGCTATGATAACCGCTCATGTTCAATGGCTTGTTGGAGCTATTCTTTACTTTGTTAGCCCAAACGTTAAAAGTTTAGGAGAGGCTATGGGAGATTCCCTTTCTCGCCTTTATGCTTTAGAGCACCCTTTGATGATGACTATTGCGCTAGTGCTTTTGACTATTGCACGTTCTAAGTCTAAAAAGACCGATGACTCTAGCAATCATCGCAGAACATTTATATTGTTTGCCATTGCAACGCTTTGTATAGTATGGTGTTTACCTCCAAGTTGGTTATAGAATGAGTCAAAAACTTACTCATGACTTTGTTGAGGAAAAAGCCGTTTTGGTTGGTTTAATAACCAATGATCAAAACGAAACACAAGCCAAAGAATATTTGGAAGAATTAGATTTCTTAGCCCATACGGCTGGTGCTATTGCTGTTAAGCATTTCACCCAAAAAGTTTCTGTTGCTAATCCTAAAACATTTGTTGGCAAGGGTAAGCTTATTGAGATTAAAAAATTCATCAAGGAGCACGAAGTTAATTTAGTCATTTTTGATGATGAGTTAGGACCTTCACAGCTGAGAAATATAGAAAAAGAGCTCGAGTGTAAAATATTAGATAGGAGTAATTTGATACTCGACATTTTTGCTTCAAGAGCTCGAACAGCCCATTCTCGAACACAAGTTGAACTAGCACAATATCAATACCTTTTGCCTCGATTGACACGTATGTGGACTCACCTCGAGCGACAAAAAGGGGGTATTGGTATGCGTGGACCTGGAGAAACGCAAATAGAAACCGACAGACGTATCATTCAAGATAAGATAGCACTTCTCAAAAAGAAATTGGTCAAGATTGACAAACAAAAAGCCATTCAAAGAGGCAACAGAGGGGCGTTGGTAAGGGTAGCTTTGGTAGGCTATACCAATGTGGGAAAATCTACCATTATGAACCGTTTATCCAAGTCGGAAGTGTTTGCCGAAAACAAATTGTTTGCTACCTTAGATACTACTGTTAGAAAAGTGGTTATTGGCAACTTACCATTCTTATTGTCCGATACGGTAGGTTTTATTCGTAAACTACCACACCAGTTGGTGGAAAGTTTTAAATCTACTTTGGACGAAGTAAGAGAGGCTGACATCTTGTTGCACGTAGTGGATATATCGCATCCTAATTTTGAAGAACAGATAGATATCGTTAATAAGACTTTGGACGAGATAGATGCCGCTGAAAAACCTACCGTAATGGTTTTTAACAAAGTGGATGCCTTTACCTATGACAAAAAAGACGAGGACGATTTAACACCATCTACTAAGGCAAATATATCCCTAGATGAGTGGAAACGTACATGGATGGCTAAAAGTGGAGAAACTATTTTTATATCGGCATTGCAGAAAGATAACTTCGATGCATTTAGAGATATGCTCTA includes:
- a CDS encoding amidohydrolase family protein, with product MKNLILILLVTPLIGFGQHILYLGGKAHLGNGESIDVSAISVNDGKFEMVANAKIIRINPQAFDTIIHIYDHHVYPAFIATNTTLGITEISAVRATNDYRETGTFKPHVRSLIAYNAESVIIPTIRSNGVLLAQVAPQGGRITGSSSVMKLDGWNWEDAVLKADDGIHLNWPRYFVQTGWWAEPGDIEKTKEYDQQSEELKDYFVKSKSYYESKSNINDLPMKAMKGLFSGDKRLYIHANLQREMTDAILFAKEMGIKHMAIVGAKEAHKMAAFLKEHNVAVLLDRIHRLPSTESTAVDMPYKQAAILHRAGVKFGFCYQGDMEAMGQRNLPFSAGTAVAHGLPYEEAVAALTLNTAQILGIDEHTGQIKAGMDATFFISKGDALDMMGNDVIHAFIKGQKVDLDNKQKALNRKYRNKYGLEVK
- a CDS encoding amidohydrolase family protein, whose protein sequence is MKYLLLILTCLSISLSTYAQHTFPVNGVVNTYESTHAFINATLVISPQDRIENGTLIIRGDEIIRADADTTIPAGAIVHDMQGKYIYPSFIDLNTSYGLEKPKKVSWKPSPQYKSNTKSGAGWNEAIHPEFDANSMFGYNKDEAESLRSAGFGVVLSHQNNGIARGSGLVATLAEGTENKSILKGIASAHYSLSKGTSRQKYPSSLMGTLALLHQSYLDAEWYAQGNTKEYNRSLEAWNNLQDFPQFFEVKDKLDIFRIHKIADEFEIDYTVIGNGDEYQRIDDIVNTNFAMVIPLNFPDAYDVSNPQAAEMVSLKKMKHWELAPTNPSVLFDKGVFVAFTSSKLEKKSQLLDKIKTAIEYGLSEEDALAALTTNPSEMIEMSHKLGTLEKGKLANFIICSAPIFEDASLISNWVQGQEYKINTPQVFDFRGQYISSENDTLKITGSLEKYNAKLLKDSLDFKVKLSQEGPHLNLQYETEDGVYRINALKDSSILVGKGVNPKGQKFNWTAQLIEEFEEEETEMEESAELYYGESWYPNMAYGWTEKPSQKNIIFRKATVWTNEDVGTIEQADVAISQGKIVKVGIDIIAEDIFKKEEFTEINAEGMHLTSGIIDEHSHIAISRGVNEGSQASSAEVSIANVINSDDINIYRQLSGGVTTAQLLHGSANPIGGQSGIVKFRWGSTPDEMKFEGADGFIKFALGENVKQSNWGDYERIRFPQTRMGVEQVFYDHFLRARAYQKEWKAYNSLSLSEKRKTQAPREDLEMNTLVQILNKERFITCHSYVQSEINMLMHVADSMGFTLNTFTHILEGYKVADKMKKHGAGASTFSDWWAYKFEVNDAIPYNAALLADMGIVTAINSDDAEMARRLNQEAAKAVKYGGISQEEAWKMVTLNPAKLLHLDHRVGSIKSGKDADIVLWTDNPLSVYAKVQQTYVDGRCYFDAEQDMNLRQRNTKERARLIQKMLSDKAAGKPTQTVKAEAKIHYHCDTLEDGKHDGHNH
- the hflX gene encoding GTPase HflX, with the protein product MSQKLTHDFVEEKAVLVGLITNDQNETQAKEYLEELDFLAHTAGAIAVKHFTQKVSVANPKTFVGKGKLIEIKKFIKEHEVNLVIFDDELGPSQLRNIEKELECKILDRSNLILDIFASRARTAHSRTQVELAQYQYLLPRLTRMWTHLERQKGGIGMRGPGETQIETDRRIIQDKIALLKKKLVKIDKQKAIQRGNRGALVRVALVGYTNVGKSTIMNRLSKSEVFAENKLFATLDTTVRKVVIGNLPFLLSDTVGFIRKLPHQLVESFKSTLDEVREADILLHVVDISHPNFEEQIDIVNKTLDEIDAAEKPTVMVFNKVDAFTYDKKDEDDLTPSTKANISLDEWKRTWMAKSGETIFISALQKDNFDAFRDMLYEMAKVIHAKRFPYNSFLY